The Sebastes umbrosus isolate fSebUmb1 chromosome 1, fSebUmb1.pri, whole genome shotgun sequence genome includes the window ttatgattctgtaatttgctctttgtctttgttttcaattgttatgtttgttttttgtctgcaaccatgtaactgtgctgctgcctatcttggccaggacactcttggaaaagagattttttaatctcaatgagtttttactcctggttaaataaaggttaaagaaaaaattgaattaaaaaaactgagccagctacaacctaaaaatcaaaagtTGCGACGactttgcattaacgcgttattatcgggTTAACGTTGACCGCCtgagttcaaatgtaatctggtaaaaatttagtttttgtctAGAAACTTTAATAAATCCAGCTGTATGAAGGAGATGTagtcacagcaatataaaataggtaATAGAGAGGGACttatgagctgtttaacttcctaacagaaaacagtatgcaaacggtaataaaggagtggatgttgaagtacatttttaccgtggtatcgagaatcgtggaatttcgcTGGCGGTTGtaactaaatttctggtatagAGATATCCTAAGTGTGATACAGAATTATTTCAGTAGAGATGACATAACAAACTGTCCTCCTCTCATGGATGAACGGTGTGATATAGCTTTGCTATACACCAGGCAGGGACTGAACTGTTGAGTCTCAGGTAGAGATCTCCAATgagagggtgtgtgtatgtgtgtttgtgtatgtatgtgcgtGCCTCCGTCTCTCATCTCCTGCTATCAGGCTGACTGGATTAAGGCCCATAAGCCCATTACAGTTAGCGCAGGGGTCTCTGCTCAGCACAGCAGTCTGGTTGGCTGTGACGTTAACTCAGCGACTTAACCCTTTCTCCACTAGCCAATAATACCAGTTTCAGACTGACGCAGATTGAAGCTGTCAAGTGGTAAATGTGCATCATGTGACCGGGGCTGATCACGGGTTGGATGTGTGAATGCTCAGTCGGCCTGTGTCCGTGATgtataaatcacaaatcaaaTGTTTCTAATGAGATCTGAGGAGATAGTAGTGTAGCCATAGTGACTCTGCTGCACCACGAGTGTCCACTGAGAGCTTGTTTCTCTGTAACTGAGCTCCCAGGAGACAGCAGGCCAGAGCCCCGCTGagcctgtttgtgcatgttggTCTCAGTTGTTTTCACATATGTTCCCACTTTGTGATGGTGATCACAAGACAAGGAAAAGCTGTTTGTTTTAGTTGAtctttctcctttttcctctGTGCTCCCGGTCCAGAATCCAGCAGGAGGTTCCCAGCAAGGCAgtgctggagcaggagatggtGTGGATGAAGGAGCATCTCTCCACTCTGGGCTCCCCTGTGGTGCTCTGCCACAATGACCTGCTCTGCAAGAACATCATCCACAACACTAAAGAGGGTGAGCACctgaggccctgttcagacctggcgtTAACATACATCCTGAGTGGACAGCTCCAAGTACGTCAGTTCAGACCTGGCGTTAACATACATCCtgagtggacagctctaagtacgtcagTTCAGACCTGGCGTTAACATACATCCtgagtggacagctctaagtacgtcagTTCAGACCTGGCGTTAACATACATCCtgagtggacagctctaagtacgtcagTTCAGACCTGGCGttaacatgcatcctgagtGGACAGCTCCAAGTACGTCAGTTCAGACCTGGCGTTAACATACATCCtgagtggacagctctaagtacgtcagttcagacctggcattagaatgcgtctccagtggccgcttgtgatctgatctcacttccccgctctatatgcaaataaacacgtataAACACACGACTagtacagcagacgttgtgacgtaatactacaggaatgtcagtagtaatattctacatattcatgaattcaggtttattttattaacatcaaaataaaaggttattgtaccggtaGTCCCCAGGAACCTCCATGCCACCGCCGcagctgcttttgccagacaacagcgggaTACAGaacttcagagagccggggatgagagcgagcgagcgagcagGCGGGCGgacgggtgtcagctccgtgtAGAGCacaggaacaaaaacactgacacatctaCGACAGTacgataataatgcactttgcgtccctagtctgatagtctgtagatatgtagcctataaataagatatattttaataaaatacagttgtaccaacAGGAtccagtagagcacagaagccgtttccatactgcgaggcagacaagcgcgGTCAGAGTGGCaaccatttttatgtgtaatgTTGCCATTGTTACCGTTGCAGCAGGCGTGTAAAATTTACGGCCCCACTGACGTGTGTTGTCACCAtgacaactaacaacaatcaatCAAACAATAGACCAGGAGTctgcaacctgcgtctcttcagctcctctccagtggctccttgtggatttttaaaaatggaaatgaataactattttttgtttacattttcttttttatttatcattgttgtaggtctatggtacgacggtacgacggagtattagggccacattgagggaaaaaaatacatctgagatttcgagaataaagtcataatataacgataataaagtcaaaaagtcaaaaaaaaagttgtaatattatgagaataaagtcataatatcataACGTGTAATATGCGTtatgttctttttctttttattctcataacattctgactttattctgtaaatctcagatgtttttttccctcaatgtggccctaatactccgtagtacattgtctctttgttcctcactgcattagacttatatactatatacttagactataaactgggttaccttcatcacagtgatcaaatgttttgcggctccagacagatttttattttttatttattttttgcctaaaatgtctcttttgacagTAACGGTTAcactagtcaaatgaccacggcAAACACTTCAACGttcgttctactcctattctatatCTATGGGCACGCCATTATACACTTAACGTTTTCCTCTCGTTGTCTCTCAGGTCACGTTCGCTTCATAGACTACGAATACTCCAGCTACAACTACCAGGCCTTCGACATCGGCAACCACTTCAATGAATTTGCAGGTTTGTCGAACCCCAGTGTGATTTGTACGTTAAGAGTTAATGTTAAATCCACACGGCGTTGCGGCTTATTAacactaagtgtgtgtgttcagggatgGCGGAGCTGGACTACGGGCTGTACCCCAGTAGGGAGATGCAGATGGACTGGCTCAAAGTCTACCTGAAGGCTTACAAACTCTTCACCAAGAAAACGGAGGAGGTCAGCCCGCGAGAGCTGGAGACGCTCTATGTGCAGGTCAACAAGTTTGCTCTGGTGAGGAGGAATATGTTggcaaccacaacaacacacacacacacacaaacacacacacacacacacaaacacaaacactaccTCTTACACGCTGTCTCACGTTACTTTACTCCAACTGATATCTGATTTGTCTCTCTCAAGGCTTCTCACTTCTTTTGGGGCTTCTGGGCGCTCATCCAGGCCAAATACTCCTCCATCGACTTTGACTTCCTCGGGTAAGTCGCCGTGTGAGTGAAAGATTTAGAGCTGTGTGTGGCgacccccctccaccccccccaccGTGTAGGTCAGactgtgtgtctgaaaggaaTCTGTCTGTGTGGGTCAAACGGAGCATTATGAAAGACTGAAACCCAAAACCTAAAAGACAAGTCTCTCATTTCTTTTGTGAGCATCCGTACCACTTAACACTTCCTACCCACACACCTGTAACACACTCCCCTAGTGCTACTGGTTCACAGAGAGGAAGTAGACATGAGGAAGAATATGGATGGCAACCCAATCACTCCCGCCTCACTGGGAGAAAGGCAGTAGAGTTATACTGTCAAAAAGGGCTTTATTTAAaatagttaaagctgaagtagattggcgcaaatatgattaacaaaaaatatttgtaaaaaaacgtcgctatatcgtgacagtagtacattaaacttgtaacctgaaaaaaatcatgttccccccgtgtcctccggtgctcctaacagcatctgcaagatttcacagaccggaggaaaacaagcagtcagagctgatctgaggtctgctgtccagctgccgtctatgagagccggctgtcaatcactctaaactccgaccaaacggtcaaactaggcagcgctgatcaaatatgaatcaatattctgttacgttaatgcctatttctctcctcacatgttctcagaatcatcttgtagtgcacggtttagctgtaaaatgagaaagtttgtgacgccgccaccattgtagaaatctggtgaaggaacgccaactggtcacatgaccggagcacagccaagcACTGCACTTTGTGATTTCACTCCATTTCAACAGCTACACACGGGGCCTCCCACATGTTGAaatgaacaaatgaacaaataaatcaggAACAATATGTTTTGTATTAACATTTTGTCGGCTGTACATTTTCCATattttgtcttcttttaaaAACATGCCCAATAGCTGCCCGATCATTCTAGTTTATATTCCCTCACAGAAAAAGGGAGGAGAATTCAAACTTGAGGCTggattcctcctcctccggcgACATCACCACCTTATTTTGCTCCTCTGTCCGGCAGGTACGCTGTGCTCCGTTTCAACCAGTACTTTGAGACCAAACCTGCAGTGATGGCCCTGCAGATCCCAGAatgagaggagatggagagagagacggacagactgCGGAGAGAAGACAGGATGCTGGGACTTCCTGTAAGGGTTGGGAACTCTTCTCTGTGAGCCAGCTGTTGACGGACCGCTGCTTGGTCTACCCGGCATCCTTTTATCTGCAACAAGCCCAATTACACTTTCATTAGCTCTCCACGTCTGTCCCCAACTCTAGCTCCAGAATGCTAAAACTTCCAtgggttctgtgtgtgtgtatgtgtgtacgcTTGTGTTGTCTAGATAAACTCCACGTCTTGCTTTCCCTCTTCGGGCAACTGAACAAGGCGTAGTGAGCACAGCAGTCTGAAGTTTAGACTGAAAAACCTGCTTTGTGTCCGTCGCTGTGGCGCCGAGATGTTCCACAACGCTGGTAATGAAGGTCAGAAGAGGGACAAGACTGATCGTTTGTCCTGCACTGTATGTATGGCTCGTTGCCATGTGGCCTCATTAGAGTTAGAAACTGACTACTGAGGCATTTCACCTGGGATTCCTCAGATTTTtgcatgtggtgtgtgtggtgagaccattcctcctcctgtctgcagATACTTTAAGTTCGGATTTGTgcgatttttttccctccatcttTGATGCTAACTGCTCGTAGCCGTGGGCGGTACTGTGTCCTCTTTCCtctcattttattgtttgaGCTTCTGTCAGTTCCTCCTTGTAGTTACTCCGcaaactgctgctgctagaaatgtaaaacaaagtGTGCTATAGCGGACCGACCAGACACCGAGTGTGTGTGGAACAGCGAATGGAGCTTTTCATGGACTGGCTGTAGGTGGCATCACTAATTGTGTTATAGCAATCAGTGATAGAGAGTAGCtaaatgtgcatttatttatttatgtgaagACATTGTGGATTATTTAACATCTCAGGTGAAACAACTCTTCAGCTTGGGTTGCTTTAGTAAAGTGTTGCTttgtgaaggaggagagagagagagatgaggggacCTGTGTAGAcgtcactctgtgtgtgttttccacctTCTTGACTTTTATGGTTACAGCGAATCGCTCCGCTAAACTTTCCATTTAAACTTTTCCAGACCTCTCGGAAAATCACAGCCTCCgtcaccccctcctcctcctcctcctcctcctcatcctcctcctgtgTCTGCTCCCTCCTCACGTTACTATCTTTGCTCTCCTCCACCCACAGTTTAGTTTCATATCTCCCTCCATCTGCTGAGATTGAGGCAGTAGTACCTGTTCCATCTTAACATTAGAGACGGCTCTCAGCCTGTAATCTATTCACACTCACGTCTCAGATTTGTCCAATTTTGTTCCATAATCACTCCTTGCATAAGTTATATCTGAGGTCAAATCACGTCTAGCTCTCAGAAAGAGGCAGGGGATGGGTTACCTTTAGCGTCGTTTCTTCACGTAGATGGTTCAtgcgt containing:
- the etnk2 gene encoding ethanolamine kinase 2 isoform X2, giving the protein MQGDALGVQDVRDPSLLRLISREMARIHAIHAHNGCIPKPNLWIKMRKYFSLVATEFTDQASNVRIQQEVPSKAVLEQEMVWMKEHLSTLGSPVVLCHNDLLCKNIIHNTKEGHVRFIDYEYSSYNYQAFDIGNHFNEFAGMAELDYGLYPSREMQMDWLKVYLKAYKLFTKKTEEVSPRELETLYVQVNKFALASHFFWGFWALIQAKYSSIDFDFLGYAVLRFNQYFETKPAVMALQIPE